GATTTTGATCATATGGGACACGAAGAGATCGGCGTGCTGTTCGACGGGCAGGCATGAGGCTTCTGCTCGATACCCACCTGCTCCTGTGGGCAGCCGGAAACCCGGGGAAACTCTCCGCCGATGCCCGGACATTCATGGAAGACCCTCTGAACATCCTGATGTTTAGCGCCGCAAGCCTGTGGGAAGTCACGATCAAGGCCGGGCTTGGCCGGGCAGACTTCCAGGTTGATCCGCATCTGTTGCGTCGTGGCCTCATCGAGAACGGGTATGAAGACCTCCCCGTCACCAGTCAGCATGCCGTGGCAGTTGGACAGCTTCCCGATATTCATCGCGACCCTTTTGACCGTATCCTTGTCGCCCAGGCCACGGTCGAAGGGCTCCTCCTCCTGACCCATGATCCACTCGTGCAGTCCTATCCAGGCCCCATCAGGGCCGTCTAAAAAGAGCAGCAGCACTCTCTTCTCCTTTCCTGTGACCGCTACCGGGAGCCTGGGCGGGTGGTGCTGCCAGACAGCATGTGGTATTTTGAAAGAGGCGCGTAGAAACGCCTTTTCCAAAAGGGCGGCCTCCTTGTCGGGTGGCCTGCCCAATACAACACCCGGACTATGTCCAGCGGTGAACAGGGAGACCTGTCTGCCGTAGTGGAAATAGGCAGGGCGTGCTTTTGCCCTTTTGGAACACGTTTCTACCCGCCCGACGCCAGGGCGGGCAGGAGGCGTGTGCCTGATTGCCCGCTTTCCCGGCTGTCGTCACAGGACAGGCGTGAAAAAAGGACGGACAGATGGCAGGTTCAGGAATAAAGCAGGCCCGTGACCTTGAGATCATGGATACAGACGCCATGACGGTAGCCCTCCTGCGCGAATACGGACTACCTGGCGCCAGGGAACGGGCGCGCCATCACGTTGGCCGGTGTGTCGAGGCTGGCCTTGTGGATGACGCCGCCTTCTGGATGCGCGTCAGCAACCAGCTCGAAAACCTGGCCTCCTCGGACTATGGTCCCGGAAACCTTTTCACGCCTTCGGGGCAGATCAGCCCGACTGCCACGCGACTTGGCTGATGCACCTCACCTTGCGTACCGACTACGCCTTCCGCGTGCTGATCCATCTGGCCCGCCATGGACACACACAGAACCGCATAACGGTCCGGCACATCGCCGAGCGGCACAATATCTCCCATAACCATCTCGTGAAGGTCGTCAACGACTTGTGCCATCATGATCTCCTGGTGGGAACCCGGGGGCGGAATGGTGGCGTCAGCCTGGCCCGCTCCCCGAAAGACATCAATGTCGGGCATGTCATCCGCCTCATGGAAACCGAAGGTGAAGTCATGACCGGCTGTGCGCCGCTTCAGGGCAGACCCTGCATCCTGGCAGATGCCTGCCGTCTCCGTCACCTGACCAGACAGGCAACCGATGCTTTTATGGCCATCCTCGACGGCATGAGCGTGCATGATCTCCTGTCCTGACAGGACGCTTATGACCCATCCGGCCGGACGGTCAGGACACAGGACTGGTCCACCTTCGTCTCGTTGGCCGTTTTCTGGCAGCCAGCGATCCGGTCCCGACTGGCGTCCACAAGCCGGTTGGCCCGGACCATATGCCGCAGGCTTTCGGGATTGTCGGCCTCCATCATCAACGCACCAGATTCCCACCGATCCTGTCCGCCCACGATAAAGGAGGCCACCCGCGTCCCTAGTGACGATGGTAGGAGATAGGTCAAGGCAGGCGAGAACCCGATCCCGACAGCCAGACAGGCCAGCCCGACCTTCAGCACCCACCAGTTCTGACGGTCCTGGGTACGGGCCTGTCCGACAATGTCGGTCAGTTGCTGCCGCTCCACCTGAACCGCACGGATCGCGGTATGAAAGGCGGCCTGCATGTCCTGACAGACGGAAAGCCCTGCCTGTCGTACCCCCTGCCCATAGGCCTGCGGCGTCATCTTCAGCGTCGGACTGGCCTCGATCGCCTTCATGCGCGCGCCCACGTCGTTCAGGGCCTTGACCAGCCTGGCCAGGTCCGGCGTGTAGTCAGGCGGCCGGTTGTCCCGCCATGCCTGGGGCAGCGCTTCCACGCTGCGCCGGAGCACCGTCATTTCGGCGCACAGATCCTCAAAGGCGCGCGCGGCCGGATCCGTCTCGCTCATGATGGAAAGCCCCCTCATCCAGATTCAGTTTTCCGGCACGTCCAGACGATCATCATCCTGACCAGCCTCTTGCGTTCCGGCCCTTTCCTGCTTCCCGAAAAGCAGCCGCCTTCGCCCTTCTTCCATTGCCAGGAGCGTAAGCCTGTTTGGCCGACTGTCTGAAGCCGCGTTCTGAATAGTCCGTCGCAATCTTTCCGCATTACGCGGACTACTCAGAAGATGCGCTGTCTCCTGACAAACGGCTTGTTCTTCTTCCTGCACAACATCCCTCCCCCGGTAGCCTGCCCCCCGATCAGGCAGCCCGTTCCAGCCCCAGATGTGTCACAAACGGATCAAAGTCCCGGTCACTGTAAAGAAGCCGATACCCGCTTACGATGCATCGTGTGGCAATCAGGGTATCAATGGTCTTCCGGATGGTGATGCCTCTGCCGCGCAGGTCACGAAAATATCGTGCCGCCTCGATCATGACATCACGTCCCCCGATCTCCACCAGATCCAGGGCACCAAGCATCCGCCGTGCCGTGTTGAAATCCCGCTCACTCGCAAATCCCTGGAGAACTTCCGTCATCATCAGATCCCCAATGGCGACAGGTTCTTCTCCCAGAAGCCGGTCTAGAACATCAACCTGTGGCGTCACCGTACCCCGGAAAAAATCGATCCAGACCGAGGAATCCACCAGGATCATGCGTCGGAACGCATGGCATCAAGATCACCCTGCCAGTCGAGCTTCCCCCGCAAGGTACGGAGTTCCCGCTGCTGCTTCAGCCTGATCAGCGTCCGCAACCCGAGTTCGACCGCTTCCTTCTTGGTTTTGACACCAGACGCCTTCAGCGCATCTGTCATGAGGGCATCGTCAATGATGATGTTTGTTCGCATGATGTGTATCTCCAATAGAAATCATACACATTAAATCATCCGCTCTCAAGCATGCCGCAGGACATCAGGTATCCTCCCACGGATTGAGAACCCGCACACCAGCCGCCTCGAAAGGCGACACGTCGCGACTGGCCACGACATAACCACGGGATGCGGCAGTCGCGGCAATATAGCCATCTGCCTTGCCAATCGCCCGACCCTCTGACCTGGCCCGCACCATCAGTTCGGCATAGGCCTGGGACGCCGCCAGATCGAACGACAGGACACGCCCCGCGAACAAGGGCAATACCTCCTGTTCCAGCCGCTCATGCAGTACAGAACGCCGCCGACCGGTCGGCATCGCCCCGATCCCGAAACGCAGTTCCGCCACCGTGACGGCAGACAGGAAAAGCGTCTCGATCGCCTGTCCATCGATCCAGGCCAGAACACGCGGCTCCGGGACGGGCTTCCACGGCTCCGAGATCACATTGGTATCGAGCAGGATCATTCGAAGGACATCGGCTCGGCCGGGGTCTGATCGCGGGTCTGCAAGGCCGCAATATCCTGATCACACATACCGGCCTCCCGACCGATGGACGCCAGAAGCGATCCCAGCCGGACCCGCTGCGGCGGCCGGACGGCCGCTTCCAGAATGGTCCGGATCTCTGCTTC
The genomic region above belongs to Komagataeibacter sucrofermentans DSM 15973 and contains:
- a CDS encoding type II toxin-antitoxin system VapC family toxin, with amino-acid sequence MRLLLDTHLLLWAAGNPGKLSADARTFMEDPLNILMFSAASLWEVTIKAGLGRADFQVDPHLLRRGLIENGYEDLPVTSQHAVAVGQLPDIHRDPFDRILVAQATVEGLLLLTHDPLVQSYPGPIRAV
- a CDS encoding Rrf2 family transcriptional regulator → MRTDYAFRVLIHLARHGHTQNRITVRHIAERHNISHNHLVKVVNDLCHHDLLVGTRGRNGGVSLARSPKDINVGHVIRLMETEGEVMTGCAPLQGRPCILADACRLRHLTRQATDAFMAILDGMSVHDLLS
- a CDS encoding DUF6118 family protein, which produces MSETDPAARAFEDLCAEMTVLRRSVEALPQAWRDNRPPDYTPDLARLVKALNDVGARMKAIEASPTLKMTPQAYGQGVRQAGLSVCQDMQAAFHTAIRAVQVERQQLTDIVGQARTQDRQNWWVLKVGLACLAVGIGFSPALTYLLPSSLGTRVASFIVGGQDRWESGALMMEADNPESLRHMVRANRLVDASRDRIAGCQKTANETKVDQSCVLTVRPDGS
- a CDS encoding PIN domain nuclease, whose amino-acid sequence is MILVDSSVWIDFFRGTVTPQVDVLDRLLGEEPVAIGDLMMTEVLQGFASERDFNTARRMLGALDLVEIGGRDVMIEAARYFRDLRGRGITIRKTIDTLIATRCIVSGYRLLYSDRDFDPFVTHLGLERAA
- a CDS encoding type II toxin-antitoxin system VapB family antitoxin; the encoded protein is MRTNIIIDDALMTDALKASGVKTKKEAVELGLRTLIRLKQQRELRTLRGKLDWQGDLDAMRSDA
- a CDS encoding type II toxin-antitoxin system VapC family toxin, whose protein sequence is MILLDTNVISEPWKPVPEPRVLAWIDGQAIETLFLSAVTVAELRFGIGAMPTGRRRSVLHERLEQEVLPLFAGRVLSFDLAASQAYAELMVRARSEGRAIGKADGYIAATAASRGYVVASRDVSPFEAAGVRVLNPWEDT
- a CDS encoding FitA-like ribbon-helix-helix domain-containing protein, with protein sequence MSSVVIRNLPEETHRALKAQAMLHGRSTEAEIRTILEAAVRPPQRVRLGSLLASIGREAGMCDQDIAALQTRDQTPAEPMSFE